A region from the Streptomyces tsukubensis genome encodes:
- a CDS encoding NAD-dependent epimerase/dehydratase family protein codes for MRVLVTGGAGFIGSHIVAELAARGHETVVLDALLPSAHGASPSAGASAGASAGASAGAELVHADVRDRGALAEALRGVDAVSHQAAMVGLGTGFSDAPDYVGCNDLGTAVLLAAMADAGVRDLVLAGSMVVYGEGRYDCPRHGWVRPGPRTAADLEAGRFEPRCPECGADLAPGLVGEDAPADPRNVYATTKLAQEHLAAAWARATGGRSVSLRYHNVYGPGMPRDTPYAGVASFFRSALARGEAPRVFEDGGQRRDFVHVRDVAAAGAVALEALSGREPGALAVFNTGSGEPHTVGEMAHALARAHGGPEPVVTGEFRLGDVRHITASSRRLTDELGWRARIGFTDGMTEFAHSGLRTPGGGTPRDS; via the coding sequence ATGCGTGTACTGGTCACCGGAGGCGCGGGTTTCATCGGCTCGCACATCGTGGCGGAGCTGGCCGCCCGTGGTCACGAGACGGTGGTGCTGGATGCCCTGTTGCCGTCGGCGCACGGGGCATCCCCGTCGGCGGGCGCGTCGGCGGGTGCGTCGGCGGGTGCGTCGGCGGGTGCGGAGCTGGTCCATGCGGATGTACGGGATCGGGGCGCGCTGGCCGAGGCGCTGCGCGGGGTCGATGCGGTGAGTCATCAGGCGGCCATGGTGGGGCTGGGCACGGGGTTCTCCGACGCGCCGGACTATGTCGGCTGCAACGACCTGGGCACGGCTGTGCTGTTGGCGGCGATGGCCGATGCGGGCGTCCGCGATCTGGTGCTGGCCGGGTCGATGGTGGTGTACGGGGAGGGGCGGTACGACTGCCCCCGGCACGGCTGGGTCCGGCCCGGTCCGCGCACGGCGGCGGACCTGGAGGCGGGCCGCTTCGAACCCCGCTGCCCGGAGTGCGGTGCGGACCTGGCCCCCGGGCTGGTGGGCGAGGACGCGCCGGCCGATCCGCGCAATGTGTACGCCACGACGAAGCTGGCCCAGGAGCATCTGGCCGCCGCGTGGGCGCGGGCGACCGGTGGGCGGTCCGTCTCCCTCCGGTATCACAATGTGTACGGGCCGGGGATGCCCCGGGACACCCCGTACGCGGGGGTGGCGTCGTTCTTCCGTTCGGCGCTGGCCCGCGGTGAGGCGCCGCGGGTCTTCGAGGACGGCGGGCAGCGGCGGGACTTCGTCCATGTCCGGGATGTGGCCGCCGCGGGTGCGGTCGCGCTGGAGGCCCTGTCCGGCCGGGAGCCGGGGGCCCTCGCCGTCTTCAACACCGGCAGCGGGGAGCCGCACACCGTCGGGGAGATGGCACACGCCCTGGCCCGTGCCCACGGTGGCCCCGAGCCGGTGGTCACCGGAGAGTTCCGGCTGGGCGACGTCCGGCACATCACGGCCTCCTCGCGCAGGCTGACCGACGAGCTGGGGTGGCGGGCGCGGATCGGGTTCACCGACGGGATGACGGAGTTCGCGCACAGCGGCCTCCGGACGCCGGGCGGCGGGACACCGCGGGACTCGTAG
- a CDS encoding class I SAM-dependent methyltransferase codes for MTDPWTGSAYDSALLAGRGRLFLRGANGWLLPLELDRWCARADACDLAVLRRCEGPVLDIGCGAGRLVEALTVRGHRALGIDVCVSAVVSTVRRGGRARLGSVFDSLPGEGQWGTVLLIDGNIGIGGIPSVLLERTRQLVRPGGRLLVETVAADVDARHRVRIDDGRGKRGAAFPWASVGRRALLRYARTAGWTATEHWTTPRGRHFSALTALP; via the coding sequence GTGACGGATCCCTGGACCGGATCCGCCTACGACTCCGCCCTGCTGGCCGGCCGGGGCCGGCTGTTCCTGCGCGGTGCGAACGGCTGGCTGCTGCCGTTGGAGCTCGACCGGTGGTGCGCCCGGGCGGACGCGTGCGACCTGGCCGTCCTGCGGCGCTGCGAAGGGCCGGTGCTGGACATCGGCTGCGGCGCCGGCCGGCTCGTGGAGGCGCTCACCGTACGCGGCCACCGCGCCCTGGGCATCGACGTCTGCGTCTCGGCCGTCGTATCCACGGTGCGGCGCGGGGGCCGGGCCCGCCTGGGGTCGGTCTTCGACTCACTCCCCGGCGAGGGGCAGTGGGGCACCGTCCTGCTGATCGACGGGAACATCGGGATCGGCGGCATCCCTTCCGTACTCCTGGAACGGACGCGCCAACTGGTCCGCCCCGGTGGCCGTCTGCTCGTCGAAACCGTCGCCGCCGATGTCGACGCCCGGCACCGCGTCCGCATCGACGACGGGCGCGGGAAGCGCGGCGCGGCATTCCCCTGGGCCAGCGTCGGACGCCGGGCGCTGCTCCGGTACGCGCGCACCGCGGGATGGACGGCCACGGAGCACTGGACCACACCCCGCGGACGTCACTTCTCCGCCCTGACGGCCCTTCCCTGA
- a CDS encoding TIGR04282 family arsenosugar biosynthesis glycosyltransferase yields the protein MTTLLVIAKAPVPGRVKTRLTPPYSPGQAALLAEAALADSLAAVADAPVRRRVLVLDGTPGGWLPHGFEVVAQCAGSLDVRLAAAFALCAGPAVLIGMDTPQVTPALLAPVLAGNAWHGCDAWFGPAVDGGFWALGFAVPKPELVRGVPMSRPDTGALQRKRLVDAGLTVRDLRVLRDVDTAEDALAVAGEAPHTRFARALARLPLGGGDAP from the coding sequence GTGACCACACTTCTGGTGATCGCCAAGGCACCTGTTCCGGGCCGGGTGAAGACCCGGCTCACCCCGCCCTACTCCCCCGGTCAGGCGGCGCTGCTCGCCGAAGCGGCTCTCGCCGACTCGCTGGCCGCGGTGGCGGATGCCCCGGTACGGCGCCGGGTCCTCGTCCTCGACGGGACGCCCGGCGGCTGGCTTCCGCACGGTTTCGAGGTGGTGGCGCAGTGCGCCGGGTCGCTGGACGTCCGGCTGGCCGCCGCTTTCGCGCTCTGTGCCGGACCGGCCGTACTGATCGGCATGGACACCCCTCAGGTCACCCCCGCTCTGCTCGCCCCGGTTCTCGCCGGGAACGCCTGGCACGGCTGCGACGCATGGTTCGGGCCGGCGGTGGACGGCGGATTCTGGGCGCTGGGGTTCGCCGTACCGAAGCCCGAGTTGGTACGCGGAGTGCCGATGTCCCGGCCGGACACGGGCGCGCTGCAGCGAAAGCGGCTCGTCGACGCCGGGCTCACCGTGCGTGATCTGCGGGTGCTGCGGGATGTCGACACGGCGGAGGACGCGCTCGCGGTGGCCGGCGAGGCGCCGCACACCCGGTTCGCCAGGGCCCTGGCCCGCCTGCCGCTCGGCGGAGGTGACGCCCCGTGA
- a CDS encoding pyridoxal phosphate-dependent decarboxylase family protein, whose amino-acid sequence MSEELGSHDGAAAPYETGLDLDADGRAQAWRTLERIVEEQLASASNREAGPGEATPAEIRERLKRYGFGTPGELGQVLDDVTAMLRDWTLPTSSPTYFGLFNPAPAFAGVVGEALAAAVNPQLAVWSHAPAAVEIERHLLRFMGEALGLPPGEIAGSFTSGGAEANHTAVLLAMTRAFPAYPDHGIRALPGQPVMYASEDSHLAWLKIAHSCGLGREAVRLVPVTPALTMDTAALRAAIDGDRAAGRVPFLVVATAGTTGTGAVDPLPDIAAVCADRGLHLHVDAAWAGAVALSPRLAPLLAGIERADSVTVDAHKWFSVPMGAGMFLCRHRAELHGTFRVDTAYMPAATDLAEDPYTYSLQWSRRFTGLKLFLTLAVLGRDGYARQFEHDVRLGARLRRGLTRDGWQIVNATELPVVCFRPPAEAAGSPVSEIAARLTAGGRAWISTTRVLGEPALRACITNHRTTPSDIDTLLHELRSALHP is encoded by the coding sequence ATGAGCGAAGAACTCGGTTCCCATGACGGTGCCGCCGCCCCGTACGAGACCGGTCTCGACCTCGATGCCGACGGCCGGGCGCAGGCATGGCGCACGCTGGAACGGATCGTCGAGGAACAACTGGCGTCGGCCTCCAACCGGGAGGCCGGCCCCGGTGAGGCGACACCGGCGGAGATCCGCGAGCGGCTGAAACGGTACGGATTCGGCACCCCCGGTGAGCTGGGGCAGGTCCTGGACGATGTCACGGCCATGCTGCGGGACTGGACCCTGCCCACCTCGTCCCCCACCTACTTCGGCCTCTTCAACCCGGCTCCGGCGTTCGCCGGGGTCGTCGGCGAGGCGCTGGCCGCGGCGGTCAACCCCCAGCTCGCGGTCTGGAGCCATGCGCCCGCCGCCGTCGAGATCGAACGCCATCTGCTGCGGTTCATGGGCGAAGCGCTGGGCCTGCCGCCCGGCGAGATCGCGGGCTCCTTCACCAGCGGCGGCGCCGAGGCGAACCATACGGCGGTGCTCCTCGCCATGACCCGGGCCTTCCCCGCGTACCCGGACCACGGCATCCGCGCCCTGCCGGGGCAGCCCGTCATGTACGCCTCCGAGGACAGCCATCTGGCCTGGCTGAAGATCGCCCACAGTTGCGGTCTCGGGCGGGAGGCCGTCCGTCTCGTCCCCGTCACCCCCGCGCTCACGATGGACACCGCCGCCCTGCGCGCCGCGATCGACGGGGACCGCGCCGCGGGCCGGGTTCCGTTCCTGGTGGTGGCCACCGCGGGCACCACCGGTACCGGCGCCGTCGATCCGCTGCCCGATATCGCCGCCGTCTGCGCCGACCGGGGGCTGCACCTGCACGTCGACGCCGCCTGGGCGGGCGCCGTCGCCCTGTCGCCCCGGCTGGCCCCGCTGCTCGCGGGCATCGAGCGCGCCGACTCCGTCACCGTCGACGCCCACAAGTGGTTCTCGGTCCCGATGGGAGCGGGCATGTTCCTGTGCAGACACCGGGCGGAACTGCACGGGACGTTCCGGGTCGACACCGCCTATATGCCCGCCGCCACCGATCTTGCGGAAGACCCCTACACGTACTCACTCCAGTGGTCACGCCGGTTCACCGGTCTGAAGCTCTTCCTCACCCTCGCCGTCCTGGGCCGCGACGGCTACGCACGCCAGTTCGAACACGATGTCCGGCTGGGAGCCCGGCTCCGCCGCGGGCTCACCCGCGACGGCTGGCAAATCGTCAATGCCACCGAGCTGCCGGTCGTCTGCTTCCGCCCTCCGGCGGAGGCGGCCGGTTCACCGGTCTCCGAGATAGCCGCCCGGCTCACCGCGGGCGGACGTGCCTGGATCTCCACCACCCGGGTCCTGGGCGAACCGGCCCTCCGCGCCTGCATCACGAACCACCGGACCACCCCGTCGGACATCGACACCCTCCTGCACGAACTCCGTAGCGCTCTGCACCCCTGA
- a CDS encoding CsbD family protein, translating into MAHHDKAKGKAQELKGKVQKQAGRAVGNDEQAAKGRAKEAEGNARQAKEKAKDVFRG; encoded by the coding sequence ATGGCCCACCACGACAAGGCCAAGGGAAAGGCCCAGGAGCTCAAGGGCAAGGTCCAGAAGCAGGCCGGCCGGGCGGTCGGCAATGACGAGCAGGCGGCGAAAGGCCGGGCCAAGGAGGCCGAGGGCAACGCCCGGCAGGCCAAGGAGAAGGCCAAGGACGTCTTCCGCGGCTGA
- a CDS encoding glycosyltransferase family 2 protein — protein sequence MPEPSPAAVDVVLPCLNEAAALPWVLARIPPHWRAIVVDNGSSDGSADIAGAHGATVVHEPRRGFGAACHTGLRAATADIVCFCDCDASLDPGLLPALVREVALGRAELALGRRRPTGPGVWPVHARVGNLALSRMVRSRTGLRLRDLGPMRAARREALLGLGLTDRRSGYPLEMVVRAADAGWRVRETDVPYLPRAGRSKVTGTWRGTWQAVRDMRAVLALQPPVPDRRNVP from the coding sequence GTGCCCGAGCCCAGCCCCGCGGCGGTGGATGTCGTCCTCCCCTGTCTGAACGAAGCAGCCGCGCTGCCCTGGGTGCTGGCGCGGATCCCGCCGCACTGGCGGGCCATCGTCGTCGACAACGGTTCCTCGGACGGTTCCGCGGACATCGCCGGAGCCCATGGCGCGACCGTGGTGCACGAGCCCCGCCGGGGTTTCGGCGCCGCCTGCCACACGGGGCTCCGCGCGGCCACCGCCGACATCGTCTGCTTCTGCGACTGCGACGCCTCCCTCGATCCGGGGCTGCTGCCCGCGCTGGTACGTGAGGTGGCACTCGGGCGAGCCGAGCTGGCGCTCGGGCGGCGGCGCCCGACCGGCCCGGGCGTCTGGCCCGTTCACGCCCGGGTGGGGAATCTTGCGCTCTCCCGGATGGTGCGGAGCCGTACGGGGCTCCGGCTGCGCGATCTCGGGCCGATGCGCGCCGCGCGCCGGGAAGCCCTGCTCGGTCTGGGGCTGACCGACCGGCGCAGTGGCTATCCGCTGGAGATGGTGGTCCGCGCCGCGGACGCGGGCTGGCGGGTGCGGGAGACGGATGTGCCCTATCTCCCCCGGGCGGGCAGGTCGAAGGTCACCGGGACCTGGCGGGGTACCTGGCAGGCAGTACGGGACATGCGGGCGGTGCTCGCCCTGCAACCGCCGGTCCCCGACCGCCGGAACGTCCCGTGA
- a CDS encoding glycosyltransferase family 87 protein, producing the protein MTVTPVVRTGLFLTALVTLLVLTVRSDGYYSDPAGLFCWYAVCWLLFAAAVWSLRRVSARHTAALVLLGGIAVAATGLTAAPRTSTDMFRYAWDGRVQAAGISPYDHAPRDAALVPLRDGWLFPSGTACTGPDTTRVPGPAGQVRCTRINRPGVPTIYPPVAEGYFLLVHSVSPDGSRHKPLQMGGALVSVGTTVALLLVLRRRGDVRWAAYWAWCPAVPVEAVNNAHVDVLGALLAVVALGVVVRHRARGGALLGAAVATKLLPVVVVPGALSGVRRARDAAAVLVPAAVVTALVYLPYALVSRGSVLGYLSGYAAEEGYDDTSSAKNRFALLRLVLPDDWALPVLAVILVSVVAWVVRRGDPARPWSGALLVTGTVFLLLTPGYSWYALLLVALVALDGRWEWLTVALAGAAKYVLAPAFDDGYAVGTTAYAIAAGAVLAGWAVRRSAPGRSREQAPHHGEVRESGADRPTEPTRPNG; encoded by the coding sequence GTGACCGTGACACCGGTCGTCCGTACGGGTCTGTTTCTCACCGCGCTGGTCACTCTCCTGGTCCTGACCGTCCGCTCCGACGGCTACTACAGCGATCCGGCGGGCCTGTTCTGCTGGTACGCGGTGTGCTGGCTTCTCTTCGCCGCCGCCGTGTGGTCACTCCGCCGGGTGTCCGCCCGGCATACGGCAGCCTTGGTGCTCCTCGGCGGTATCGCGGTGGCGGCCACCGGCTTGACGGCCGCACCGCGTACGAGCACCGACATGTTCCGTTACGCCTGGGACGGCCGGGTGCAGGCCGCCGGTATCTCCCCGTACGACCATGCCCCTCGCGATGCGGCACTGGTCCCGCTGCGCGACGGGTGGCTCTTCCCCTCCGGCACCGCGTGCACCGGCCCGGACACGACACGCGTCCCCGGCCCGGCCGGGCAGGTCCGCTGCACTCGGATCAACCGGCCCGGAGTGCCCACCATCTATCCGCCCGTGGCCGAGGGGTACTTCCTGCTGGTCCATTCCGTGTCGCCGGACGGTTCCCGGCACAAGCCGCTCCAGATGGGCGGTGCGCTGGTGTCGGTCGGGACCACGGTCGCCCTGCTCCTGGTACTGCGGCGGCGCGGTGATGTGCGGTGGGCCGCGTACTGGGCGTGGTGTCCCGCGGTCCCGGTCGAGGCGGTCAACAACGCTCACGTCGATGTGCTGGGGGCGCTGCTCGCCGTCGTGGCGCTGGGTGTCGTGGTCCGGCACCGGGCCCGGGGCGGGGCGCTCCTGGGCGCCGCCGTCGCGACGAAACTGCTTCCCGTGGTGGTGGTACCGGGCGCGTTGAGCGGGGTGCGGCGGGCCCGGGACGCGGCGGCCGTCCTGGTGCCCGCCGCAGTGGTGACCGCGCTGGTCTATCTGCCCTATGCGCTGGTGTCCCGGGGTTCGGTGCTCGGCTATCTCAGCGGCTATGCCGCCGAGGAGGGGTACGACGACACATCGTCCGCCAAGAACCGTTTCGCCCTGTTGCGTCTGGTTCTCCCGGACGACTGGGCGCTGCCTGTCCTGGCGGTGATTCTGGTGTCCGTGGTGGCGTGGGTGGTGCGGCGTGGTGATCCGGCCCGGCCGTGGAGCGGGGCTCTGCTGGTCACCGGCACCGTTTTTCTGCTGCTGACGCCGGGCTACTCCTGGTACGCCCTCCTGCTCGTCGCCCTGGTGGCTCTCGACGGCCGCTGGGAGTGGCTGACGGTCGCACTGGCGGGTGCGGCCAAATATGTGCTGGCCCCGGCGTTCGACGACGGGTACGCGGTGGGCACCACCGCCTATGCGATCGCGGCGGGCGCGGTCCTCGCGGGCTGGGCGGTCCGGCGCTCCGCTCCGGGCAGGTCCCGGGAACAGGCACCGCACCACGGCGAGGTCCGTGAATCCGGCGCCGACCGGCCGACCGAGCCCACCCGGCCGAACGGGTGA
- a CDS encoding AI-2E family transporter: MPRPAEPPPPVPAPRPAVPEGLRVAAAYAWRVAVVALVVYGVFSLLGRVHQLALAVFLALVATAVLRPTAGLLARRLPRALAVGLTVTGAIVLVLGVLALIGETVAGQTGTLSREFRSGFDRITNLLEGPPFRLPHHTLNDFRSQLGDVLSAHRSEILSTALSGAGRVVELFTVFALAVFCSVFFIHSGERYWAWFCTELPQRFRGRTAAAGRAAWRTFTGYTHGVLLVALTNAVLVGIALTLLGVPLALPLALLEFFAAFVPLIGSPIALSVAVLVALASKGPLVAGLVLVLIVVIGQIEGHLLHPLLMSWAVRLHPVVVALAVIGGAVTAGVIGAVVAVPLIAVLWSVRLTLKGTPEDPGSSETP; the protein is encoded by the coding sequence ATGCCCCGCCCAGCCGAACCACCACCGCCCGTTCCGGCCCCCCGCCCGGCCGTCCCCGAAGGACTGCGGGTCGCCGCCGCCTATGCCTGGCGCGTCGCGGTGGTGGCCCTCGTCGTCTACGGGGTGTTCTCCCTCCTCGGCCGCGTCCACCAACTCGCCCTCGCCGTCTTCCTGGCCCTGGTGGCCACGGCGGTGCTCCGGCCGACCGCCGGGCTGCTGGCCCGGAGGCTGCCCCGCGCTCTCGCGGTCGGGCTGACGGTGACCGGCGCCATCGTCCTCGTCCTCGGTGTGCTCGCGCTGATCGGTGAGACCGTCGCCGGGCAGACCGGCACCCTGTCGCGGGAGTTCCGCAGCGGCTTCGACCGGATCACGAACCTGCTGGAGGGGCCGCCCTTCCGGCTCCCGCACCACACCCTGAACGACTTCCGGTCCCAGCTAGGCGACGTGCTCTCCGCCCACCGCTCCGAGATCCTGAGCACCGCACTCAGCGGCGCCGGGCGCGTGGTCGAGCTGTTCACCGTCTTCGCCCTCGCCGTCTTCTGCTCCGTCTTCTTCATCCACTCCGGCGAGCGCTACTGGGCCTGGTTCTGTACGGAGTTGCCGCAGCGGTTCCGCGGCCGTACCGCAGCGGCGGGACGAGCGGCCTGGCGGACCTTCACCGGATACACCCACGGCGTGCTGCTCGTCGCGCTGACCAACGCGGTCCTCGTGGGTATCGCGCTGACCCTGCTCGGCGTGCCCTTGGCGCTACCGCTGGCACTGCTGGAGTTCTTCGCCGCGTTCGTCCCGCTGATCGGGTCGCCCATCGCCCTGTCCGTCGCCGTCCTGGTCGCGCTGGCGTCCAAGGGACCGCTGGTGGCAGGTCTCGTACTGGTGCTCATCGTCGTCATCGGCCAGATCGAAGGCCACCTCCTGCACCCCCTGCTGATGAGCTGGGCGGTCCGCCTCCACCCCGTCGTGGTGGCGCTCGCCGTGATCGGCGGCGCCGTCACGGCGGGTGTGATCGGTGCGGTGGTGGCGGTGCCCCTGATCGCCGTGCTCTGGTCGGTACGGCTGACGCTGAAGGGCACCCCCGAGGACCCCGGCAGCAGCGAAACCCCCTGA